The region TGCTGCTAAAAGGTTGGTAGCTGTCCCTCCCAGCATAAGAGCTGAAGCTGCTAGCGGAACTTTTGCCAAAAACTTTCTTCTTTTCATGGTTTATGGTTATGTTTCTGTAAAATTAATATTTGTATTTCAGATTTTATATTTTCTACCACCCCGGAGATTGTTTAAGCTTAGGATTAAGAATCAGTTGACTTGCCGGTATTGGAAGATAGTAGTATTTAGGATCAATAAATGTTCTTGGCAGTCGTCTGTCTTTTTCGAACATAATATTACCTGAAGTTCCACCAGAAAGATAGAAGACACCATCAGAAATATAAAATTTGGTTAGTTTCGCTCTGATATCCGCAGGAATACTACTCAATGGATCTTCTTTTCCAGGCGCTTCAAGGATTGCAATATCTGGTTTGCCATCACCTGTCACATCCATTGCTCCAAGTGCCGGGACATAAATACCTTTAGAAGCCTGCCCTAACAAAACACCGGATTTCCAACGAAACAAATCATCTAATCGTTTATCTTCACAAGCCAACTCTACCCGACGTTCGCGTCTAATCTCTAAAAGAACCCCTCTGTTTCCTCCATTAATATTAGGATATTGTTTTGCAAGATAGTTATCTGGTGCTGCATTAGCCGTTAACATAGAAAGATCTGGCATTTTCACTCTTCGACGCAAAAGATTTATGGTATTGTCGAGATCTCCCTGTGTTAAAGTTCCTAATTCTGCTTTTGCCTCTGCATTTATTAGTAATACCTCAGCATACCTATATATAGGAAGATCTGTATAGTTAAGTTCCCACCCTCCTCTTAGTGACGGATCTCTCGGATAAAATTTAATTTGAAGATATCCACCAAAAGCAGGTTGAAGCATATAAGGATCACCATTCGGAATTGTTGCATATCCCGGAGGCATGATCGTCTCTGCCATACGCGGGTCACGGTTGGCAAATACTTCAGTAAATGCTTTCTTATCATAATCCTGAACTGAAGTAAAAGGCGTTCCGTCCTTCATCAGGAATTCATCTGCAAGACTTCCGTTCAATGCCCACTGCCACCCCAGCACTGTATGGGTATTGTTACTCACTCCCTGATCTTTATTATTTTTCTGAAGGAAAATAACTTCTTTGTTCCCTGCAAGATTATTACTGGAAAACAAAGCCCGAAAATCTTCAGCTCCTTTTCCTGTATTATAGATACTGAACCCGCCATTACTGATAATATCCTGAGAAGCAGTTATAGCACGGTTCAGAAATTTAGCAGAAGTATTCTGTAACCCCAGCTCATCATGATATTTTCTGAAGGTTCCTTCGTACAATGCCACTCTGGACAGTAAGGTAAGCGCTGCCCATTTTGTAATCATTGTATTATTTGTTTTCGCGGGCAATACATTAGCAGAAGCATACTCCAGATCGCTCATTACAGAATCCATTACTAAAGCTCTGGGATCCTTAGCTTTGTAAAGCATTGCTTCATCAGTACTTCCAATTGTGTTGGAATACCATGGCACATCTCCATATTTTTTCACCATGTTGAAATAAAAGTTGGCTCTGAAGAATTTAGCGACCCCTTTATAATGTCTGATTAGCGATTGATCACCAGTTGCTTTTCCTGAGTTTTCAATCATATAGTTAATCGAACGAAGCTGCTTCCAGTCCCATCCGTCTACATTAGCAGGCGTAAGAGAACCTCTTAAAAGGTTATCGGTGTTGCTGGCTCCCGTATATACAGATATATTGTCTGAGAATACATCGGTATATGGTGCGGATATATTTTTGTAAAACCCATTGGCATAGGTTTCTAAATCCTGAGGATTATTAAAGAAATTTTCTTTTGTGACGTCTGTAATAGGATCTTTTTGCAGAAAATCGCTTTCACAGGACATTAAAGATAAGCTTGCTAATACAGCTAAAACTCCTGTGGATATATAGGTATTTAGTTTCATTTTTATATGCTTAAGAAATTATAGTTGTTAAAAGTTTAAGTTCATCCCAAAAGAATAGGTACGCTGGAAAGGATAAGCAGCCTGTCCTAAAGTCTCGGGATCCAGTTTTACTTTCAGATGCGATATCTCGAATATATTCTCGGCACTGAAATAGAAACGAATTTTATTAAAATTAATTTTAGAAGTTTCTTTCAATGGTAAAGTGTAGCCTATAGTCACATTCTTTACACGAACATAGGAAGCATCCTGCATATAGCGTTTATTTGGAATGCCTAACTGCTGCATATCATCTTCTGCTGTATAAGCTCTTACTGCGGGGAAGTATCCATTAGGATTATCCGGTGTCCAGTGATCAAGGTTTTGCTGTGTTACGTTAGTCCATGGTTGTGCATACACGCCCCAGAAGTAAATTGTTCCGGCTCCCGGGTACCAATCTCTTTTCCCAACCCCCTGTAGGAAAATACGTAAGTCTATACCTTTCCATTCTCCGGATAAATCTAAACTAAACGGAAAACGGGCAGATGTATTCCCGACTACATACAAATCTCCAGGATTATTTACCGTCTTATCGCCCATGTCTACTTTACCATCACCATTACGGTCTTTAAACTTTGGATCTCCCGGATAGAATCTGTAAGATTGATCATCGGTACCCATTGCGGTCTGATTAGGATGATTTTTAATATCTGCCTCATCTTTAAAGAAGCCCTCTATTTCAGCTCCCCAAATTTCACCGATTTCCTGGCCTACATAATATCCGGAAAGTAATTTTGCAGGATTATCAAATCTTGTAATATAGGATCGGCTATCTGCAAGTGTAAATGCAACATTATAACGGAAAGGAGAGCCTGCCAATTTAAACTGGTCATTCCATCCTAATCTAAACTCCCAACCTTTTGTTTTAAGATCCCCTGCATTCACTTTAGGTTCAGATGCTCCAAAAACATTAGGAAGGATTTTCCCCGGAATCAACATATCTTTGGTGTAACGGGTATATTTATCAAAGTTTAATTGTAGTCGATTATTAAAGAAGGCTAAATCTGCTCCGAAGTTCACTGTTGAAACTTTTTCCCATGTAAAATTATCTGAAACTGCACCCGGAGCATATACAGCAGTTGGACGGCCATCTCCCAGAATCTGACCTACAGTACCTGTAGTCATCGTTGGGATATATGGATAGGCTATTGTATTTTTATTTTTATCTATCAGATCCTGATTACCAAGAGAACCATAAGACCCTCTGAACTTTAGCAAGTTGAAACCGATTGTATTTTTCGCTCCTGCAAAGAAGTTCTCGTCCGACAATACCCAACCTGCCGATGCCGATGGGAAAAAGCCCCAACGGTGCCCTTTCGGAAATCTGGAAGAACCATCATAACGTCCGTTTAATTCCAACAGGTATTTATTCTTAAAGTTATAAGCTGCTCTATAATATATTCCCTGCAATGCCCATTCTATAATCCTTTCAGTTTCTTCCATTGTACCAGTACTCAATCCAATAGAAGGCAATGAAGTGGAAATGATATTATTTCTTTTTGCTGAAGAATAGCCATATCTGTTATATTCCTGGTTAAAACCTCCTAATAATTGAACATAGTGGCTTCCAAAGTTTTTATGAAAATCGGTATATACATTATATACGTAATACTTTCCGGTCATATTCTCGTTTCTAGCCCAGGATGTTGTAGAGCCTGTGTAAGAGATTGGCTGCATTGGCCCTGTTTTATAGGTTACAGGAATATCATAAGAACGTGTAATTGATGATGTATTTCTGAAAGTTGCTTCAGCCTTTAAATCCCATACCTTTTTAATAATAGAAGCATTTGCTGCAAATGATATCTGAGTTTGTCTATATTCATTCTTAGAACGTCCCCCATCCTGCAATCTTCCCAAAATACTAGCTCCGTCTTTTGTCCAGGTTCCATCCGGATTTTTAGGTACACTTAGAGAGGGTGTACGGTT is a window of Elizabethkingia anophelis R26 DNA encoding:
- a CDS encoding SusC/RagA family TonB-linked outer membrane protein; the encoded protein is MRRSSIITQSSLKVAIAFFLCTSYTAIAQQIPLKKENSKKTDTLSRSKDIDEVVVVGFGKQKKVNLTGAVDMVSAKKLENRPITNIGAGLQGLIPNLNITIDNGRATSAANFNVRGFTSVNGGNPLILVDNVPYTGEDLSRLNPADIESVSVLKDAASAAIYGARAAFGVVLITTKSAKGGQLNVSVNTNTAYRTVGKLPELVTDPLTVMQYKHDAATPLYNLFPENEREYARQIANNPNLPRVILSPSDPNSWAYYGSTNWLKEAYNDTAPTFTNNISISRKLDKVGYLLSGEYYRQDGMLRYGNDIYNRYNMRGKVDLNINPWLDLSTNTAFTFSDYDSPVFIDDLFFWNVNRTPSLSVPKNPDGTWTKDGASILGRLQDGGRSKNEYRQTQISFAANASIIKKVWDLKAEATFRNTSSITRSYDIPVTYKTGPMQPISYTGSTTSWARNENMTGKYYVYNVYTDFHKNFGSHYVQLLGGFNQEYNRYGYSSAKRNNIISTSLPSIGLSTGTMEETERIIEWALQGIYYRAAYNFKNKYLLELNGRYDGSSRFPKGHRWGFFPSASAGWVLSDENFFAGAKNTIGFNLLKFRGSYGSLGNQDLIDKNKNTIAYPYIPTMTTGTVGQILGDGRPTAVYAPGAVSDNFTWEKVSTVNFGADLAFFNNRLQLNFDKYTRYTKDMLIPGKILPNVFGASEPKVNAGDLKTKGWEFRLGWNDQFKLAGSPFRYNVAFTLADSRSYITRFDNPAKLLSGYYVGQEIGEIWGAEIEGFFKDEADIKNHPNQTAMGTDDQSYRFYPGDPKFKDRNGDGKVDMGDKTVNNPGDLYVVGNTSARFPFSLDLSGEWKGIDLRIFLQGVGKRDWYPGAGTIYFWGVYAQPWTNVTQQNLDHWTPDNPNGYFPAVRAYTAEDDMQQLGIPNKRYMQDASYVRVKNVTIGYTLPLKETSKINFNKIRFYFSAENIFEISHLKVKLDPETLGQAAYPFQRTYSFGMNLNF
- a CDS encoding RagB/SusD family nutrient uptake outer membrane protein, giving the protein MKLNTYISTGVLAVLASLSLMSCESDFLQKDPITDVTKENFFNNPQDLETYANGFYKNISAPYTDVFSDNISVYTGASNTDNLLRGSLTPANVDGWDWKQLRSINYMIENSGKATGDQSLIRHYKGVAKFFRANFYFNMVKKYGDVPWYSNTIGSTDEAMLYKAKDPRALVMDSVMSDLEYASANVLPAKTNNTMITKWAALTLLSRVALYEGTFRKYHDELGLQNTSAKFLNRAITASQDIISNGGFSIYNTGKGAEDFRALFSSNNLAGNKEVIFLQKNNKDQGVSNNTHTVLGWQWALNGSLADEFLMKDGTPFTSVQDYDKKAFTEVFANRDPRMAETIMPPGYATIPNGDPYMLQPAFGGYLQIKFYPRDPSLRGGWELNYTDLPIYRYAEVLLINAEAKAELGTLTQGDLDNTINLLRRRVKMPDLSMLTANAAPDNYLAKQYPNINGGNRGVLLEIRRERRVELACEDKRLDDLFRWKSGVLLGQASKGIYVPALGAMDVTGDGKPDIAILEAPGKEDPLSSIPADIRAKLTKFYISDGVFYLSGGTSGNIMFEKDRRLPRTFIDPKYYYLPIPASQLILNPKLKQSPGW